The DNA segment GTTCGGAGCTTGAAAAGTCCTTCCACCGACGTCGCACGGCGCGTACCCGGTGGGATTTCCTTGGAAACACAAGCATTGCCGGATGCCCTCCGAAGTTATTCCGCATGAACCGGATGCAACGTGCATGAAACTCCGGAGGCAGCGCCCCTGAAATTTTGCATCGGCGAGGGGTCTGGTCCGTGGCATGCTCTCCAACGAATTTCCGGACCGTCCCAGCCATGCCCACGCCCCTTCCTCCTCTTTCCTCCATCCCGCCGGACATTGTCTCCGTAGAGGACTACGAGGTGCTCGCCTACGAGCGGCTGGAAGCCTCCGTCTGGGCCTATCTCTCCGGCGGCGCCGGGGATGAGTCCACCCTGCGGGAGAACCGCAGCGCCTTCGAGCGCATCCGCCTTTCACCCCGGCTGTTCCGCGACTTCGAAGGGGCGAACACCCGCCTTCATCTGGCGGGGAGGAGCTATGAGCACCCCATCTTCCTCGCCCCCACCGCCTCCCACCACCTGTTCCACCCGGAAGGGGAACTGGCCACCGTGCTGGGTGCGGCCGCGATGCAGGCGGCCATGGTGGTCAGCACGCAGGCCAGCACCTCCCTGGAGGACATCGCCCGCGGCTCCCAGACCCCGCTCTGGTTCCAGCTCTACATCCAACAGGACCGGGAGTTCACCGCCGACCTGGTCCGCAGGGCGGAGGTGGCCGGATATGAGGCCCTCGTTGTCACGGCGGACGCGCCGCTCAGCGGTCTCCGCAACCGGGAGCAGCGCGCCGGTTTCCGCATCCCCCCGGGGATCGAGCCGGTGAACCTCCGCGGCATGAATCCCACCCCTCCCGCCACGAAGGTGTTCGGCAGCGAGCTGATGGATTCCGCCCCAACCTGGAAGGATCTGGCATGGCTCCAGGCCCGGACGAAACTGCCTGTCTTCGTCAAGGGCATCCTGGATCCCCAGGACGCCATCATCGCCCTGGAACAAGGGGTTGCCGGCATCATCGTTTCGAACCACGGAGGCAGGACGCTGGACACCCTGCCTGCCGGCATCGAGGCGCTGCCCCGGGTGGCGGAGCGCATCGGAAAACGCATCCCGATCGTCCTCGACGGGGGCATCCGCCGGGGAACGGACGTTTTCAAGGCAATCGCCCTGGGAGCCTCCGCCGTCATGATCGGGCGGCCATATCTGCACGGACTCGCCGCGGCTGGTGCCATCGGCGTGGCCCACGTACTCAGGATCCTGCGGACGGAGCTGGAGGTCACGATGGCCCTCACCGGGACACGCTCGCTGGCGGAGATCACGCCAGCCTCCCTGTGGCCGGAAAAATGACATCCGCCGCCGGGAATTTCACCTCAACGGGTTGCGGTTTCCGGCCTTGCCACGGGCCTCCGGAGCGCGTTCACTCGCCGTCCTCCATTTTTCCCCGTCAACGTGAAAGCGCACGAACTTTACTCCGCAGTCGATCCCGCCATTGTCACCGAAATCCTCGATTGGTTCCGTGCCAACGACC comes from the Luteolibacter sp. SL250 genome and includes:
- a CDS encoding alpha-hydroxy acid oxidase, which produces MPTPLPPLSSIPPDIVSVEDYEVLAYERLEASVWAYLSGGAGDESTLRENRSAFERIRLSPRLFRDFEGANTRLHLAGRSYEHPIFLAPTASHHLFHPEGELATVLGAAAMQAAMVVSTQASTSLEDIARGSQTPLWFQLYIQQDREFTADLVRRAEVAGYEALVVTADAPLSGLRNREQRAGFRIPPGIEPVNLRGMNPTPPATKVFGSELMDSAPTWKDLAWLQARTKLPVFVKGILDPQDAIIALEQGVAGIIVSNHGGRTLDTLPAGIEALPRVAERIGKRIPIVLDGGIRRGTDVFKAIALGASAVMIGRPYLHGLAAAGAIGVAHVLRILRTELEVTMALTGTRSLAEITPASLWPEK